The Deltaproteobacteria bacterium genome includes the window GGGCACCAGGCCATGAGCGACGCGTACCTATGTCTGACAGACGTGGTCAAGTCCTACGACGGCCGCGTCAACGCCGTGGACGGCATTTCCATCGACGTCCGCAAGGGTGAGTTCCTGACGCTGCTGGGGCCCAGCGGCTCGGGGAAGACCACCACGCTCCTGATGATCGCCGGGTTCGAGGAACTTACGGACGGCGCACTGGAGCTGGAGGGCCGTTCGCTCGCCAACGTCCGTCCCTACCGGCGCAACATCGGCATGGTTTTCCAGAACTACGCGCTGTTCCCGCACATGACCACCGAAACCAACGTCGCCTTCCCGCTCAGGATGCGCAAGTTTCCCCGGGAACAGATCCGGCCGCGGGTGGAGAAGGCGCTGGAGCTGGTAGGCCTCTCGGAGTTCGCAACCAAGTACCCGCGGGAGCTGTCCGGCGGCCAGCAGCAACGGGTGGCGCTGGCCCGCGCGCTCGTGTTCGAGCCTGACGTGTTGCTGCTGGACGAGCCCCTGGGCGCCCTGGACAAGAACCTGCGCGAGCAGATGCAGGTGGAAATCAAGCGGATACACGGCGAGGTGGGGATCACCACCATCTACGTGACCCACGACCAGACCGAGGCCATGACCATGTCCGACCGGGTGGCCGTGTTCAACGACGGCAAGATCGAGCAGGTCGCCCCGCCGCTTGAGATGTACCACCGGCCCGCCACCTTCTTCGTCGGCAACTTCATCGGCGACAGCAACTTCTTCGAGGC containing:
- a CDS encoding ABC transporter ATP-binding protein, whose amino-acid sequence is MSDAYLCLTDVVKSYDGRVNAVDGISIDVRKGEFLTLLGPSGSGKTTTLLMIAGFEELTDGALELEGRSLANVRPYRRNIGMVFQNYALFPHMTTETNVAFPLRMRKFPREQIRPRVEKALELVGLSEFATKYPRELSGGQQQRVALARALVFEPDVLLLDEPLGALDKNLREQMQVEIKRIHGEVGITTIYVTHDQTEAMTMSDRVAVFNDGKIEQVAPPLEMYHRPATFFVGNFIGDSNFFEAAVVDPTAGRLAVEALGDVTAACPDGIGSNQVHALVRPEDVRLVHEKEALEGLNVFDMTVEGSVHYGDSVLVIGRIGSVPLRIRVPGAQAEAVVHHGQ